The Streptococcus iniae genome contains the following window.
TACCCGATGCAAAATAAGTAAACTGATACTTAACTGCCTGTGCAAAATAAGGTCCTAGGATTTGCAGATTTAGAATAAAATAACCAGCTGTATAGAAAACAAAAAGCATCCCTAATATAGCCGCTAAAAGCTGATAAAATCCTCTTGCAATATGTTTTTCCTTAATGTTATAAATAATAATTGTCACTGCTGCTAACAGCCAAAACAACATAGCCTGCGGCTCAATCAGCATAGCCATAGCGCCTGAAAAGCCAAATAGGATAAAGGCTTCATCCTTGACCAAGTTAACAAAATACTTGGTTAAAAACCATAAGGACATCATGACAAATGGTAAGGCAAATTGTATTGAATACAAGCCACCAAAACCAAGAGCAAATGAAAAGAGGTAATAAAGCAAAGAAAAAGCTGACGACACTTTTTGACTAGCCGTAAAATAATTGATGAGTTTATAGAAATAAATGCCCGTCATATAGAAACAGAAAGCTTGAACCACAACTAAAAAGAGGGAGGTGCCAAGTTTATAACTCAAGGCTATTAGAACAAAATACAACATCCCACCAGTTGAAAAAACATCACTATAAGGGATTTGCCCCTTCGTTAACATCATCCCAACATAGAGGTTTTGCGATTGTAAACTATTTGCCGCATCTGTTAATAAGGGATTGGCTACACTTAGCAAAGCTACTGCCAAGCTTAATAACATAATATGGATTTTATGTAAACTAGGAACCTTTGTTTCATACTTACTTGTATGCAGTCTTGGTCCATCGTTATATTCAGAATTATCACGTTCTGATAGGGTTTCTTCATTAAAATGAGTCACAGGTCTTCTCCTTGAAATGTCATAGTACAAGTATATCAGAATCTACTATTTAGTCAATTTCAGACCATACTACTAGGGTTTATATTTGCTCATTTGGTCCTTAACTGGACAACTGCATTGGCAATCGCCACAGGACCCTTTTTGTTTACGATAATAAGATAAACTAAGTAGCGCAAGAATAAGAATAATTAAGGCAATAATTAGGGTTGACATTTTATTTCTCCGAACTCATTTTTTTCAATTCTTCCAAATTAATAACCGTTGGCATCTCCGATTTAGAAGGACGCAAAACAAAATATATCAAACTTAACAAAGAAAGCATTGCAACTACAGAAAATACCGTCACCGGTTTTCCAAGTAACAACAGTCCTAATTGATAAATGATTAAACTTATCACATAGGCAAGACCTGTTTGAAATACAATAGCAACAAGAGACCATCTCAAATGATTCATTTCCCTCTTAATAGCACCAATAGCCGCAAAACAAGGCGCACATAAAAGATTAAAAACTAAAAAAG
Protein-coding sequences here:
- a CDS encoding ArnT family glycosyltransferase; the encoded protein is MTHFNEETLSERDNSEYNDGPRLHTSKYETKVPSLHKIHIMLLSLAVALLSVANPLLTDAANSLQSQNLYVGMMLTKGQIPYSDVFSTGGMLYFVLIALSYKLGTSLFLVVVQAFCFYMTGIYFYKLINYFTASQKVSSAFSLLYYLFSFALGFGGLYSIQFALPFVMMSLWFLTKYFVNLVKDEAFILFGFSGAMAMLIEPQAMLFWLLAAVTIIIYNIKEKHIARGFYQLLAAILGMLFVFYTAGYFILNLQILGPYFAQAVKYQFTYFASGNLSLAYSVLYYLVLALGLGLLTGPIYVIGHLKNAEDRMVKALLVLLVVFYLLLALLSQDMQSYHLLPVLPFALILTALPIAEKFLGQFDRLTHRRSKVKKGTSRVISLFLSRHLFLPIVLLLLSLFLPVKNYLTQFQLNHTRQEVATYIAKETKESDRIFVWDDNARIYLSSQRKVASQFPSADVNLKKESHQKILEDELLQKSAAYIVINKNKKMPDKVTKIIEKNYKIDKTSNLSPFLILKVN
- a CDS encoding FeoB-associated Cys-rich membrane protein; translation: MSTLIIALIILILALLSLSYYRKQKGSCGDCQCSCPVKDQMSKYKP